In Vanessa cardui chromosome 6, ilVanCard2.1, whole genome shotgun sequence, the following proteins share a genomic window:
- the LOC124530473 gene encoding uncharacterized protein LOC124530473 yields MFKQKLFLLMCAYSALAALDGYSAQQDPDQFHIQTDEDDDRYFLYQTHNGQYRKERRLKDGSVVGTTGWVGADGFLRLQDYIADDQGYRIYKSKTVYVGENRPIGESLKIAKTAPTDSGFNITPAPAPHPPRGTPRFSTTTKAPLLHSSTPSLHNFYPTEISITPPPLSYSRPTSTPKVNVSPNSIDSSTQYDFKPTVTPITASEASSTPNPYNYDVSNTNTIDGYYASDSTPNGRFDVINPNSYRHANDWSRRQKPEVHLGDGYTPQFPGYDGVAFRRNGFRYYLPKQYHEEETQDADERTGSFGYIDPFGIRRVIYYNTAPGQGFQIRKNNRYVGHDATPYDPRPAK; encoded by the exons atGTGCGCATACAGCGCACTAGCTGCTCTAGATGGTTACAGCGCGCAACAAGATCCCGATCAGTTCCATATACAAACAGATGAAGACGACGATCGGTATTTCCTTTACCAAACACACAACGGCCAGTATCGTAAAGAGCGACGACTCAAAGATGGTTCTGTAGTCG GAACCACGGGCTGGGTGGGCGCTGATGGATTTTTAAGACTGCAAGACTACATTGCTGATGACCAAGGATACAGAATTTATAAGTCGAAGACTGTTTACGTGGGAGAAAACCGCCCGATAGGa GAATCTCTTAAAATAGCAAAAACAGCACCAACTGATTCTGGTTTTAACATAACTCCAGCACCAGCCCCTCATCCTCCGCGAGGGACTCCACGCTTCAGTACGACAACTAAAGCCCCGCTTCTTCATTCTTCTACCCCAAGTTTACACAATTTTTACCCCACAGAAATATCCATTACTCCGCCACCTCTATCTTATTCGCGTCCAACTTCAACACCAAAAGTTAATGTGTCGCCGAACTCTATCGATTCATCGACACAATACGATTTTAAGCCAACTGTAACACCAATCACAGCTAGTGAAGCTTCTTCAACGCCGAATCCTTATAATTACGATGTATCGAACACTAATACGATCGACGGATATTATGCAAGTGATAGCACTCCTAATGGCCGTTTTGATGTCATCAATCCAAATTCCTATAGGCATGCAAATGACTGGAGCAGGAGACAAAAACCTGAAGTGCACCTGGGCGACGGTTACACTCCACAATTCCCAGGCTATGATGGTGTCGCCTTTAGAAGGAATGGATTCCGATACTATCTTCCTAAGCAGTATCATGAAGAAGAAACTCAAGATGCTGATGAAAGAACGGGTAGTTTTGGATATATAGATCCTTTCGGGATTCGTcgagtaatatattataatacagcGCCGGGCCAAGGGTTCCAAATTCGAAAAAACAACAGATATGTTGGCCATGACGCCACTCCCTACGACCCAAGACCTGCTAAgtga